The window ACCTGTTGCCCCTCCTCCAGAGTGCGGAAACCGGATCCGTTAATCGCGGAAAAATGCACAAACACATCCTCTCCACCATTGTCCGGAGCGATAAATCCATACCCCTTGGCATTGCTGAACCACTTGATCGAACCATTAACCGACTGTGTCATTCCTCGTCCACTCCCAGTTCTCAGTTTGCGAAAACAGCACGGCGGAGTAGCATTGGCCCTCCCCCCTCGGAAACCTTAGGAGGCTGTCGACACGCTGACAAGCAAAATCTTTTTTGGTTGCCATAAAAACAAATCAG is drawn from Magnetococcales bacterium and contains these coding sequences:
- a CDS encoding cold-shock protein, with amino-acid sequence MTQSVNGSIKWFSNAKGYGFIAPDNGGEDVFVHFSAINGSGFRTLEEGQQVTFEVVKGAKGLQAANVVVQKG